DNA from Aliarcobacter skirrowii CCUG 10374:
GATACTCCAGCAATTGTAAAAAATGCCGCAATTAAAGCTATCAATGATGGTAAGACGAAATATACAGCAGTTGAAGGAATAAAAGAGCTAAAACAAGCTATTGCTTCTAAGCTAAAAAGAGATCATAATTTAGATTATAGTATTGATAAAATCGTTGTAAGTAATGGTGCAAAACACTCTTTATTTAATTTAGCACAAGCATTAATTGATGATGGTGATGAAGTTATAATTCCAAGTCCATATTGGGTTACTTATCCAGAACTTGTTGTTTATAGTGGTGGAGTTCCTGTATTTATCGAAACAGATGAATCAACTGAATTTAAAATTACACCAGAGCAATTAAAAAAAGCAATTACTAAAAAAACAAAAATTTTAATGCTAAACTCTCCATCAAATCCAACAGGAGCAATCTACTCAAAAGATGAATTATTGGCTCTTGGAGAAGTTTTAAAAGGTAGTGATATTATTGTTATTTCTGATGAAATGTATGAAAAGCTAAGTTATAAAGGTAAAAAATTCACTGCAACTGCAGAGGTTAGTGAAGATTTATATAATAGAACTATAACTGTAAATGGACTTAGTAAATCAGTTGCTATGACTGGATGGAGATTTGGGTATTTAGCTGTTCCTGATGTAAAAGTTGCAAAAGCTATTACAAAACTTCAAGGACAAGCTACTTCAAATATAAACTCAATTACTCAATATGCAGCAATTCCTGCACTTTTAGGTGAAGCTGACAAAGATATTGAGATGATGAGAGTAGAGTTTGAAAAGAGAAAAGATTTTGCAGTTAAAGCTATTAATAGTATAAAAAATCTATCTTGTTATGATCCTGATGGCGCTTTTTATCTATTTATAAATATTAAAGAGTTCTCAAATGACTCTATGAAATTTTGTTCTGATTTACTTGAAAGTAAAGGTGTGGCTTTGGTTCCAGGACTTGCATTTGGAATGGAAGGTTATGCTAGATTATCTTTTGCTACAAGTATGAAAGCTTTAGAAGATGGAATAAATAGAATTAAAGAGTTTGTTCAAAAATAGACTTCTTATATAAAAATAGAAGATATTAATATCTTCTATTTTTTAATAAATAAAATCTCAAAAATTTAAGTGACATTATGGAACATTTTTTAATTACCCTTTTCTTTACTATTTTTATAGCAACTACTTTAAATATTATTTTTAAAAGATTTGGGATCTCTCATATTATTGGTTATATTGTAACAGGTGTTATTATAGGCTATGCTTTCCATTTTAATGGAGTTGATGTTAAAAATTTAGAGACTATTGGTGAGTTTGGAATTGTATTTTTAATGTTTACAATAGGTCTTGAGATGAGTCTTAGTAAAATTAAAAGAATGAAAGATATTCTTTTGATAAATGGATTTTTGCAAGTTGTAATAAGCACTATATTAATTTACATAATAGCTTATTTTATTTTTGAGTTATCAATTGAGATAGCTTTAATTGTATCTTTGGCTTTCTCTTTATCTTCAACTGCAATTGTTTTACCATATTTAAAATCCTCAAAAGATATCTATACACCTTATGGAGAAAAATCAACTGCTATTTTAATTTTTCAAGATTTAGCAGTTATTCCAATATTACTTTTAATATCATTTTTAACAAATGACAATTTGTCTATTCAAGAGGTTCTTTTAAAAACTGTAATATCTGCACTTATAATAACAGTTTTA
Protein-coding regions in this window:
- a CDS encoding pyridoxal phosphate-dependent aminotransferase, producing the protein MKIASRMDKLAPSVTLAITALANELKAQGKDILSFSAGEPDFDTPAIVKNAAIKAINDGKTKYTAVEGIKELKQAIASKLKRDHNLDYSIDKIVVSNGAKHSLFNLAQALIDDGDEVIIPSPYWVTYPELVVYSGGVPVFIETDESTEFKITPEQLKKAITKKTKILMLNSPSNPTGAIYSKDELLALGEVLKGSDIIVISDEMYEKLSYKGKKFTATAEVSEDLYNRTITVNGLSKSVAMTGWRFGYLAVPDVKVAKAITKLQGQATSNINSITQYAAIPALLGEADKDIEMMRVEFEKRKDFAVKAINSIKNLSCYDPDGAFYLFINIKEFSNDSMKFCSDLLESKGVALVPGLAFGMEGYARLSFATSMKALEDGINRIKEFVQK